The genomic segment TTGACTGGCAGTATGTTGATAGATTAATAGGTTATTATGAAGAGAATGGGATTAAGATCAATCGTGAGCCTTTTGGTCCATTAACTGGAACTTTAGTTCCTCCATCCGTATCACACAGTGTAGCAATTATTGAGGGGCTTCTAGCAGCAGAACAGGGTGTTAAGAATATTACTTTAGGCTATGGACAATGCGGTAACTTAGTCCAGGATGTAGCTGCATTACAGTCGTTAGAAGAGTTAGCCGAAGAGTATTTAGCAGATTATGAAGATGTAATGTTAACTACTGTATTCCACCAGTGGATGGGCGGCTTCCCCCAGGATGAAGCACAGGCTTTTGGTGTTATTTCTTGGGGAGCAGCAACAGCTGCATTAGGTAAAGCAACTAAAGTAATTACCAAAACGCCTCATGAAGCTATGGGAGTGCCGACTAAAGAAGCAAATGCGGAAGGCTTAAGATCTACTAAGCAGGTTATTAATATGCTGCGGGACCAGAGCCTTCTTTCTAATGATAAGTTAGAAGAGGAAAAAGAAATGATCAAACAGGAAACTAAACAGATTCTTGACCGCGTATTTGAATTAGGAAATGGAGATGTGGCTCAGGGAACAGTTAGAGCCTTTGAAGCAGGAGTATTGGATGTACCGTTTGCTCCAAGTAAGTATAATGCTGGAAATCTATTACCGGCTCGTGATGATGATGGAGCAGTGAGATTCTTAAACCACGGTAATCTACCATTCTCCGATGAAGTAGTTGAGTTTCACCAAGAGAAATTAGAAGCCCGCGGTAAATCTGAGGGAAGAGAGCCTAACTTCCAGATGGTAATTGATGATATCTATGCTATCGGTAAAGGAAGATTAGTAGGCAGACCTCGTTCTTAATTGATCAGATAATGATAATATAAAATTCTTTGGGGAGGAAATCCGTAATGAAGATAGAAAAGATAGTAACTTCACCAGGACTGACAGGTTTTTATTTTGATGATCAGCGAGCAATCAAAGAAGATGCTGAACATGATGGACTAGCTTATCTTGGAGATCCTGTAACTGAGGGCTTTAGCAGTATTCGACAAGCAGGCGAATCAATTTCCGTGATGATTATCTTAGAAGATGGTCAGGTAGCTTATGGTGACTGTGCTGCTGTGCAGTATTCTGGAGCAGGAGGACGGGATCCACTATTTTTAGCCGAAGAATTTATTCCCATTATCGAAGAAGATATTGCCCCTAAGTTAGTAGGGAGAGAGATGGATAGCTTCAAGGAATTAGCTGAAGAATTTGATAACTTAAAGGTAGACGGTGAGCGGCTCCATACAGCAATTAGATATGGAATTACTCAGGCATTATTGGATGCTGTAGCAAAATCTAAGAATAAAACAATGACAGAGGTAGTAGCAGAAGAATACGGTCTAGACCTAGTTTCTAAGCCGGTACCTATCTTTGCTCAAACAGGTGATGATAGATACCTAAATGCTGATAAAATGATTATCAAGCATGCTGACGTAATTCCTCATGCTTTAATCAATAATGTTAAAGATAAATTGGGTGAAGATGGAGATAAATTATTGGATTATGTTGAATGGTTGAAGAATAGAGTAAGCCAGCTAAGAACAGAAGAGGATTATGAGCCTATCTTCCATATTGATGTCTATGGAACTATCGGACTGGCTTTTGATAATGATCCTGAAGCAATGGCTGATTACTTAGAAAAGTTAGCTGCAATGGCAAAGCCGCATACATTAAGAATTGAAGGACCAATGGATTCTGGTAGTCGTGCTGATCAGGTTGCAGATATGAAGGCTTTAAGAGACGAAGTAAAAGAGCGCGGCATTGATGTAGAGTTAGTAGCAGATGAATGGTGTAATACCTTTGCAGATATTAAGAAATTTGTAGATGAAGAAGCAGCCGATGTAGTTCAGATTAAGACACCTGACCTAGGCGGTATCAATAATACAATCGAAGCTGTATTATACTGCAAAGAGAACGGTGTTGGTGCTTATCAAGGCGGAACCTGTAATGAAACAGATCGTTCAGCCCAGGTATGTGTGAATCTAGCCTTAGCTACAAGACCGGATCAGATGCTGGCTAAGCCGGGCATGGGTGTTGATGAAGGATTAATGATTGTCAATAATGAAATGAATAGAGTATTAAGTCTAATTGAGGCATGTAACTAAATATTGGAGGGATAGAAATGGAAGAATTAAGAATATTATCTCCGACAGCGATTCTGGGTTATGGTTTTCCTAGAGAATCGTTCGAAAGAGGTTTAGAAAAAGAACCTGATTTGATTGCAGTAGATGCTGGTTCTACTGACCCAGGGCCTTATTATTTAGGAGCAGGTATTTCCTTTACTGATAAAACAGCAGTTAAGAGAGATCTTAAATTAATGATTAAAGCAGGTCAAGAAAGGGATATTCCGGTCATTTTAGGAAGTGCCGGTGGTGCTGGTGGAGCACCACATCTAGAATGGTGTACAGAAATAGTAAAAGAGATTGCTGAGGAAGAAGACTTAAACTTTAAGTTAGCAACAATTCAGTCTGAACAGGATCCAGATTATATTTTGGATAAATTTGAAGCCGGAGGAGTTTCAGCTTTACCTCCTGCCGAAGAAACAACAAGAGCAGAACTGGAAGCCAGTACAAGAATTGTAGGTCAGATGGGTGTAGAGCCTATTATTAAGGCTTTAGAAAAGGATGCTGAAGTAATTGTAGCCGGTCGCGCCTATGATCCAACAGTTTTTGCTGGTTACTGTATTAAGGAAGGATTTCCAGCTGGTTTAGCACTTCATATGGGTAAGATTATGGAATGTGCATCTATTGCTGCTAATCCTGGTAGCGGTAGTGACAGTATGTTTGGAATTCTGAGAGATGATCACTTTGTTCTGGAACCGCTAAATAAAGATCGAAGATGTACTACAACTTCAGTAGCGGCCCACACGCTTTATGAAAAAGCAAATCCGCTGGAATTACATGGGCCGGGTGGAGTTATTGATCTATCAGAAGCCGATTTTGAACAGTTAGATGATAGAAGAGTTAAAGTTACTGGTAGTAAATTCATTGAAGATGAAGAATATACAGTTAAATTAGAAGGAGCCAAAAAAGTAGGATATAGAACGTTATCTATTGCTGGAACTAGAGATCCAATTATGATTAATGAATTAGATCATATAAAAGAGGTAGTTAGAGAGACAGTAAGGGATAACTTTGATGATCTATCCGAAGATGATTATCAATTACTCTTTAGAATCTATGGTGAAGATGCAGTTATGGGCGATCTAGAGCCTAACGAAGAAATTACATCCCATGAGGTAGGGATTGTTATTGAAGTAGTAGCCAAGACTCAGGAATTGGCCAATACTATCTGCAGCTTTGCTCGATCTACAATGCTGCATTACGGCTATCCAGGCCGGGTAGCAACAGCAGGGAACTTAGCTTTTCCTTATTCACCGTCTGATCTGAAAGCAGGCGAGGTTTATGAATTTAATCTACATCATCTGATTACAGTTGATGATCCGTGTGAGCCATTTCCAATGGAGATAGAAGAGTTATAAAACGGGAAAGAAGGTGATTTTAATGTCAGAAACTAAAAATATTAGAGAATTGATAGATGTAATTAGAAGTAAGAATGCAGGTCCTTACGAATTAACATTTGACTTTATCTTTAAAAGCTTTGAAATCTATGATAAAGTCAAAGAATCCGGTGTAGTTAATAAAGAGTTAATTGCAGACTTGTATGATATACCAGTAGATGATGTAATTTCGGTTATTAATTATGACCCTGCAAAAGCAATTAAGGCAACGATTGTTCGTCCTTGTTCTTCAGGAGCAGTAGGAGAGACAGATGTCTATGGAGCTCAGCAGCATGCACCGCTATTAAGCATTGAAATTCCTATGTAACTAGGAAAATTTAACTGAAATAGAAGTCATTATTATAGCTAAAAGGCTTGAATTATAAGCATAACATAATTATTTATAGAAACTAATGGGTTATGAAGTGGGATTTTCACTTTATAACCCATTTGGTTATTTATGGGAACTGTTTAGTTTAAAAGGAAAATTGGATTTTATGTCGAAAAATATAGTTGGAGATTATAATTTCTTATCAGGGGGGACTTTAGTGGGAATTACAAAAAAAGAACTGGTAATTATAACTATTAGTAAAGAAACTAATGAATTATTTAAACAGCAGTTGGAGAAAGTATTGAAAAATAAAGTAAATATAAAGAGTTATATAATAGAAGAGATTGATGATCAGTTTGTTGAAGCAGATCTAATTTTATCAACTAAGTCTTTGATGGGAGAGATAGATAATTATGTAGCTGATCCAAGTAAAATTATATTTGCCAGAAGATCACTAGATATTTCTTTCCTCGAGCAGTTAATCAAGCTTCCAGCTAATAAGAAGGCATTATTAATTAACAATACTCAATTGGCTGCTTTTGAAGCCAAGGATTTATTAACAGAAGTAGGAATTGATCATATTGATTTGATCCCCTTTTATCCCGGCAAAGGAACAGTTGATAAGGTTGATTTAGCAATTAATCTAGGTGAAGATAAGTATGTACCTGATAATATTGATCAGGTTATCAATATTGGAAGTAGAGTTCTTGATTTAACAACGATTATAGAGATTTTAATAGAGCTGAATCTACTAGATGATAAGTCTAATCTTTTATCATCAAGATATATAAGAGAATTAGTAGAGTTAAGCCGTAGATTGGAAATTAATATGAAGAATAAAGCTAGAATCAATAAGAAGCTGGATGCTATAATTAATCATGTTCATGATGGAATAATTTATATTAATCAGCAAGAAGAGATTAAAGTATTTAACGAAATGGCAGAAGAAATCTTTGAAATGGATGCTGAAGATGTCATTGGCAATAAAGTGAATGAAACTATTCCTAATACTAAATTGGATGAAGTCTTAAAAGAAGATATTAAACATATAAATGCTGTTCAGAATATAGGTAGTAAGAAGATAGTAAGTACCAGAGTTCCGGTTAAAGAAGAAGGAGAGACTGTTGGAGCTTTGGCTACTTTTAAGGATGTAACTGATGTAAAGGAATTAGAAGAGGATTTAAGAAGAAAATTAAAGAAAAAAGGTCATATAGCTAAGTATAATTTTTCTGATATAGTTGGAAAAAGCCAGGAATTAAAGAAGGGTATAAAGAAGGCCAAAAAATTATCTAAAAGTGAGTCTACTGTTCTAATCCAGGGAGAGAGCGGAACAGGAAAAGAGTTATTTGCTCATTCGATACATAATTATTCTGAGCGAAATAAAGCACCGTTTGTAGTTATTAACTGTGCTGCTCTGCCGGATAATCTGTTGGAAAGCGAACTCTTTGGTTATGAAGAAGGAGCCTTTACTGGAGCTAAGAAGGGCGGTAAACCGGGAGTCTTTGAACAGGCCCATACAGGAACTATCTTTCTGGATGAGATAGGAGATATTTCTCCTAGTATTCAATCGCGGCTTTTGCGGGTGCTGCAGGAAAAGGAAGTAATGAGAGTCGGCGGTACTAAGGTGATTCCTATAGATATTAGGGTTATTACAGCTACTAATAAGAATATACAGCAGTTAGTCAGCGAAGGTAAATTCAGAGAAGATCTCTATTATAGATTGAATGTTTTATCACTACAGCTTCCTCCTCTCCGCCGCAGAAGAGAAGATATACCTCTGTTAATCGATTACTTTTTAGAAAAGTTTGATAGAGAAGATCTATCTCTATCAAAGGAGGTAATAAGTAGATTATATAATTATAACTGGAAAGGTAATATTAGAGAGTTAGAAAACTGTATTGAATATATTGTTCAGATCTGTGAAGATGAGGTAGAGATTGATAATCTCCCCTCTCATTTTAATCCCAAACAGAATAATCAGAAACAGGAACAGGTGAATATGGATTTTGAATTGGATGAGCTAGGAGATATAGAGGAGTATATATTTATTCTGAATGAACTTTATTTAGCCAAGCAGTTAGATGAGAATATAGGTAGAAGAGAGATAGCTAAAAATGCAGAGATTAATAATCTATATCTCTCTCCACAGATGGTAAGAAGTAGATTGAATAAATTAGAAGAACATGGTTTAGTAGATATAGGCAAAGGTAGACAGGGGACAACGATTACTAATAAAGGAATTAAAGTATTAAAAGAATTAGGCAATTGATATTATTGGGTTATTGGGTTGTTTTAGGTAGGTGGTTTCTGATTAATATCGCCCATTCAATGTCGATAATACAATTAATTCCTCGAAAAATAATTATAGAAGTATAAGCTTAATTAAAATATTGATCCGAAAATTATATTTTTAGTTAATTAATTCCAGATTAATACAGCAGAATTAAAGTTGAAAAGTTATATATTGAGAAAATAAATATTTTTTAGGTTTGCTGCTAAGTTTGGTATAGAAATTGCATTTAAAATAATAGTGAGAAATGAATGAAAATTAAAGTATAAATAAGAGTCCGGTTTCGAAAAAGGAGGCAGGATAGTAGTGTCAATTAATGTGAATGAGATTACAGATGCAGTAGCAGAAATGTGTATGGAAGCAAATTTTATTCTCGGTGATGATATAATTGAAAGTTATCATCAGGCACTTGAGAGAGAAGATTCTCCAGTGGCCCAGGAAATATTAGAAAGATTAATTGAAAATGCTGAAATTGCTAAAGAAGAGAAGATGCCTATCTGTCAAGATACAGGCATGACTGTTGTATTTGCTGAGTTGGGTCAGGATGCTGAGATAGAAGGTGGAGATCTAACAGAAGCTATCAATAAAGGTGTAAGCAAAGGATATAAAGAAGGCTATTTGCGCAAATCTGTAGTAGATGGCCCGCTAGAGCGGGAGAATACTGGTGATAATACTCCGGCAGTAATCCATACGGAGATAGTACCTGGCGATAAATTGAAGCTGACAGTAGCCCCTAAAGGCTTTGGCAGTGAGAATATGAGCCAGATTAAGATGTTAAAGCCTGCCGATGGAGTTGAGGGAGTTAAAGACTTTGTAGTTCAGGCAGTTAAAGAAGCCGGGCCTAATCCTTGTCCGCCGGTAGTAGTAGGCGTAGGAATCGGCGGTACCTTCGAAAAAGCGGCATTCCTAGCCAAGAAGTCGCTATTGAGACCGGTTGGAGAAGCCAGTCAAGAAGAAAATATATCAGAATTAGAAGAAGAGCTGTTGGAGAAAGTAAATGAATTGAATATCGGCCCGCAGGGCTTTGGCGGTAAGACGACGGCCTTAGCAGTTAATGTTGAGACCTATCCGACGCATATTGCTGGCTTGCCGGTAGCAGTTAATATAAACTGTCATGTAACTAGACATAAAGAACGGACCTTGGGTTAAAAGGAGGCTAAAAAGATGAGCGAGATTCGATTAGAAACTCCATTGACAGAAGAGAAAGTAAGAGAGTTAGAAGCAGGAGATACAGTGCTTATTTCAGGAACAGTCTATACAGCCCGCGATGCAGCCCATGCTCGTTTAATAGATGCTCTAGACTCAGAGAAGGATATGCCTTTTGAAATAGACGGTCAGGTTATCTATTATGTAGGTCCTGCACCGGCTAAGCCGGGTAAGCCTATCGGTTCTGCTGGACCGACGACAAGTTATCGCATGGATCCCTTTGCTCCAAGATTAATCAAAGAGGGACTGCGGGGAATGATCGGTAAAGGATACCGCAATAACGAGGTAGTAGAAGCTATGAAAGAAGAAGGAGCAGTCTATTTTGGGGCAATTGGCGGAGCAGCAGCTTTGATAGCCCAGAGGATTAAAGAAGCAGAAGTAATAGCCTATGATGACTTGGGAACAGAGGCGGTAAGAAGGCTAGAAGTAGAAGACCTACCAGTCTTAGTGGTAATAGATGCCGAAGGCAATAGCCTTTATGAGACTGAATAACTGAAGGTTTAATTAGAAGATATATATATATAGGAATAGATTTCAAAATCTATTCCTATTTAGCACTCCAAATTTTATAATTATATTCTGAATATTATAAAATTTAATAAAATGATTGATATTATAATGACAAACATATGTAATAATTTAAAGATATCAATTATGAAAATATAAAGAACTTAAATTATAGACAAATTAGATAAATATAAACTACATTTTAAATTTATTTAAGGAGGTGATGTGACAAAAGGAAGGTACTAAAACCTACAATTTAGGGGATGAAAATTAATTCAACTAGTCAGATTACGTTATTAAATTCTAAATTTGCTACACTATAATGATGAACTGGTGTAACTGAATAGAACTTGCAGAAATATCCGTTTATTAACATTTATTTAGATTATTCTTTGTACTTAATATTGAACAAAATTTCAAATCTGTATTAATAAATTATTATAAATAGGAGGAGGAAATATTAATAATGAATAAAAATATGAAGAAACAGATGAAGAAGTGGTTATTGCTTACTGTAGGAGTAGTGGCATTTACTTTTATGCTTAGTAGTGTCGGCTTTGCTGGCGGCGAAAGTGCAGAGAATTATGGAATTCTTTCAATTGTACCTCCCATTTTGGCTTTAACATTAGCTTTTGTTACACGCCAGGTAGTACCTGCCTTGTTTTTAGGTGTTGTTGCTGGTGGAATTATTACCGG from the Acetohalobium arabaticum DSM 5501 genome contains:
- a CDS encoding methylaspartate mutase subunit E, with the translated sequence MELKNEKWSLDKFKEIREEVLQQWPTGKDVDFEEAIEYHNNLPEEQIMAEKLAEAKEEDVTLIQPRAGVALIDEHIELLKFLREEGQADLLPSTIDSYTRQNNYEEAEAGIEESREEGRSMLNGFPAVNHGVKACREVVEALDAPLQVRHGTPDARLLAEITLAGGFTDYEGGGLSYNIPYAKNVSIEQTLLDWQYVDRLIGYYEENGIKINREPFGPLTGTLVPPSVSHSVAIIEGLLAAEQGVKNITLGYGQCGNLVQDVAALQSLEELAEEYLADYEDVMLTTVFHQWMGGFPQDEAQAFGVISWGAATAALGKATKVITKTPHEAMGVPTKEANAEGLRSTKQVINMLRDQSLLSNDKLEEEKEMIKQETKQILDRVFELGNGDVAQGTVRAFEAGVLDVPFAPSKYNAGNLLPARDDDGAVRFLNHGNLPFSDEVVEFHQEKLEARGKSEGREPNFQMVIDDIYAIGKGRLVGRPRS
- a CDS encoding methylaspartate ammonia-lyase, producing MKIEKIVTSPGLTGFYFDDQRAIKEDAEHDGLAYLGDPVTEGFSSIRQAGESISVMIILEDGQVAYGDCAAVQYSGAGGRDPLFLAEEFIPIIEEDIAPKLVGREMDSFKELAEEFDNLKVDGERLHTAIRYGITQALLDAVAKSKNKTMTEVVAEEYGLDLVSKPVPIFAQTGDDRYLNADKMIIKHADVIPHALINNVKDKLGEDGDKLLDYVEWLKNRVSQLRTEEDYEPIFHIDVYGTIGLAFDNDPEAMADYLEKLAAMAKPHTLRIEGPMDSGSRADQVADMKALRDEVKERGIDVELVADEWCNTFADIKKFVDEEAADVVQIKTPDLGGINNTIEAVLYCKENGVGAYQGGTCNETDRSAQVCVNLALATRPDQMLAKPGMGVDEGLMIVNNEMNRVLSLIEACN
- a CDS encoding acyclic terpene utilization AtuA family protein, producing MEELRILSPTAILGYGFPRESFERGLEKEPDLIAVDAGSTDPGPYYLGAGISFTDKTAVKRDLKLMIKAGQERDIPVILGSAGGAGGAPHLEWCTEIVKEIAEEEDLNFKLATIQSEQDPDYILDKFEAGGVSALPPAEETTRAELEASTRIVGQMGVEPIIKALEKDAEVIVAGRAYDPTVFAGYCIKEGFPAGLALHMGKIMECASIAANPGSGSDSMFGILRDDHFVLEPLNKDRRCTTTSVAAHTLYEKANPLELHGPGGVIDLSEADFEQLDDRRVKVTGSKFIEDEEYTVKLEGAKKVGYRTLSIAGTRDPIMINELDHIKEVVRETVRDNFDDLSEDDYQLLFRIYGEDAVMGDLEPNEEITSHEVGIVIEVVAKTQELANTICSFARSTMLHYGYPGRVATAGNLAFPYSPSDLKAGEVYEFNLHHLITVDDPCEPFPMEIEEL
- a CDS encoding DUF4387 domain-containing protein codes for the protein MSETKNIRELIDVIRSKNAGPYELTFDFIFKSFEIYDKVKESGVVNKELIADLYDIPVDDVISVINYDPAKAIKATIVRPCSSGAVGETDVYGAQQHAPLLSIEIPM
- a CDS encoding sigma-54 interaction domain-containing protein; the encoded protein is MGITKKELVIITISKETNELFKQQLEKVLKNKVNIKSYIIEEIDDQFVEADLILSTKSLMGEIDNYVADPSKIIFARRSLDISFLEQLIKLPANKKALLINNTQLAAFEAKDLLTEVGIDHIDLIPFYPGKGTVDKVDLAINLGEDKYVPDNIDQVINIGSRVLDLTTIIEILIELNLLDDKSNLLSSRYIRELVELSRRLEINMKNKARINKKLDAIINHVHDGIIYINQQEEIKVFNEMAEEIFEMDAEDVIGNKVNETIPNTKLDEVLKEDIKHINAVQNIGSKKIVSTRVPVKEEGETVGALATFKDVTDVKELEEDLRRKLKKKGHIAKYNFSDIVGKSQELKKGIKKAKKLSKSESTVLIQGESGTGKELFAHSIHNYSERNKAPFVVINCAALPDNLLESELFGYEEGAFTGAKKGGKPGVFEQAHTGTIFLDEIGDISPSIQSRLLRVLQEKEVMRVGGTKVIPIDIRVITATNKNIQQLVSEGKFREDLYYRLNVLSLQLPPLRRRREDIPLLIDYFLEKFDREDLSLSKEVISRLYNYNWKGNIRELENCIEYIVQICEDEVEIDNLPSHFNPKQNNQKQEQVNMDFELDELGDIEEYIFILNELYLAKQLDENIGRREIAKNAEINNLYLSPQMVRSRLNKLEEHGLVDIGKGRQGTTITNKGIKVLKELGN
- a CDS encoding fumarate hydratase, with the translated sequence MSINVNEITDAVAEMCMEANFILGDDIIESYHQALEREDSPVAQEILERLIENAEIAKEEKMPICQDTGMTVVFAELGQDAEIEGGDLTEAINKGVSKGYKEGYLRKSVVDGPLERENTGDNTPAVIHTEIVPGDKLKLTVAPKGFGSENMSQIKMLKPADGVEGVKDFVVQAVKEAGPNPCPPVVVGVGIGGTFEKAAFLAKKSLLRPVGEASQEENISELEEELLEKVNELNIGPQGFGGKTTALAVNVETYPTHIAGLPVAVNINCHVTRHKERTLG
- a CDS encoding Fe-S-containing hydro-lyase, with protein sequence MSEIRLETPLTEEKVRELEAGDTVLISGTVYTARDAAHARLIDALDSEKDMPFEIDGQVIYYVGPAPAKPGKPIGSAGPTTSYRMDPFAPRLIKEGLRGMIGKGYRNNEVVEAMKEEGAVYFGAIGGAAALIAQRIKEAEVIAYDDLGTEAVRRLEVEDLPVLVVIDAEGNSLYETE